From a region of the Candida albicans SC5314 chromosome 1, complete sequence genome:
- a CDS encoding protein kinase regulatory subunit (Ortholog(s) have protein complex scaffold, protein kinase activator activity and role in activation of protein kinase activity, autophagosome assembly, late nucleophagy, mitophagy, pexophagy, piecemeal microautophagy of nucleus), producing the protein MTNEINSATVTQDEVIKWSREAQSTLEKTQKICTDAQSSMQKTAQELTILIPDKLQAIEFLFKSYREQYDSILKQIETTKIYLHTNIDKVFNDIKDLLDPSLARLNNILLELKKTRVPSIVVEGTSEGKTLFDFTSIQSINLLKENIGIFKSNCSKIKNLLDLEVKEKLNIEQDRMNSRWNKSVKMYDLIAPLQLELRALIHGASNESNSFMGTILRENQALENELVSILEMQTNHFDQCMKAVELISSGNGCDMNLGVLKNDAQELPEVFKELTTIYDIILRNEERSKKFLATHMPNIEKISDIVKEELAVFRKFKTEEIPRYTFLIAECENKLKECSMPVKSDQSPSQVYTQTLQELTEHYVKFINIYKTKYLAELHHQQFTYPRKFLKKLTEFLNEDIYRIQIEESERRRQWTSRYGEFIPSEFKLPGEHELPVIVQIITEGLEYIQKEDGQEEEPNIGNEKELMDMITGSNK; encoded by the coding sequence ATGACTAATGAAATAAACTCAGCGACGGTAACCCAGGATGAGGTTATAAAATGGAGTAGAGAGGCTCAATCAACGTTAGAGAAAACACAAAAAATATGCACGGATGCCCAGTCCCTGATGCAGAAGACAGCACAAGAATTGACAATTTTGATACCAGACAAACTACAAGCAATTGagtttttattcaaatccTATAGAGAGCAATATGACAGTATTTTGAAGCAAATTGAAACTACCAAGATTTACTTACATACAAATATCGACAAAGTGTTCAATGATATCAAAGATCTTTTGGATCCATCTTTAGCCAGATTAAACAATATACTACTTgaattaaagaaaacacGAGTGCCTTcgattgttgttgagggAACTTCTGAAGGCAAAACATTGTTTGACTTTACATCtattcaatcaatcaaccTACTTAAAGAGAATATTGggattttcaaatcaaattgtagtaaaatcaagaatttaCTAGACCTCGAAGTTAAGGAAAAACTAAATATTGAACAGGATCGTATGAATAGCAGATGGAACAAATCAGTCAAGATGTATGATTTGATTGCACCCTTACAATTGGAACTAAGAGCTTTGATACACGGCGCTTCAAAcgaatcaaattcattcatGGGGACAATACTACGGGAAAACCAAGCCCTCGAAAATGAATTGGTATCAATATTGGAAATGCAGACGAACCATTTTGATCAATGCATGAAAGCGGTGGAATTAATCTCATCGGGGAACGGATGCGATATGAATCTTGGTGTCTTAAAGAACGACGCCCAGGAGTTACCAGAGGTGTTTAAAGAACTAACTACAATTTATGACATTATACTTCGAAACGAGGAAAGATCTAAAAAGTTTTTGGCTACACATATGccaaatattgaaaaaatatcagACATTGTCAAAGAAGAGTTGGCTGTATTCCGAAAATTTAAGACAGAAGAAATTCCAAGGTATACGTTTCTTATAGCGGAATGTGAAAATAAACTCAAGGAATGCTCAATGCCGGTAAAATCTGACCAATCACCAAGTCAAGTGTACACGCAGACCTTGCAAGAGTTGACTGAGCATTATGttaaatttataaacatTTACAAGACCAAATATCTAGCAGAACtacatcatcaacaatttacGTAtccaagaaaatttttaaaaaaactaaCAGAGTTTTTGAATGAAGACATTTATAGAATTCAAATAGAGGAGAGTGAAAGAAGACGCCAATGGACATCTAGATATGGTGAATTCATTCCATCGGAGTTCAAGCTTCCCGGAGAACACGAATTGCCAGTCATTGTACAGATTATTACAGAAGGACTAGAATATATACAGAAAGAAGATGGCCAAGAAGAAGAGCCTAACATAGGAAATGAGAAAGAGTTGATGGACATGATCACCGGATCCAACAAGTAA